One region of Miscanthus floridulus cultivar M001 chromosome 19, ASM1932011v1, whole genome shotgun sequence genomic DNA includes:
- the LOC136527630 gene encoding polyadenylate-binding protein 2-like → MEDEEHEVYGQEIPVDGEDVDMAAGDDATKLQELDEMKRRLKEMEEEAAALREMQAKVAKEMQGVDPNATTSENKEEMDSRSVFVGNVDYACTPEEVQQHFNSCGTVNRVTILTDKFGQPKGFAYVEFVEVEAVQEAIKLNESELHGRQLKVAPKRTNVPGMKQPRGRGFNPYHAHPYMRPYGYSPHGYGRFPRFRRPRRPYF, encoded by the exons ATGGAGGACGAGGAGCACGAGGTGTACGGCCAGGAGATCCCCGTCGACGGCGAGGACGTCGACATGGCCGCCGGCGACGACGCCACCAAG CTGCAGGAGCTCGACGAGATGAAGCGccggctcaaggagatggaggaggaggccgccgcgCTCCGCGAGATGCAGGCCAAGGTCGCCAAGGAGATGCAAG GTGTAGATCCCAATGCAACCACATCTGAAAACAAAGAGGAGATGGATTCTCGGTCGGTATTCGTTGGAAAT GTTGACTATGCATGCACTCCAGAAGAAGTGCAGCAGCACTTCAATTCTTGTGGAACTGTTAACAGAGTGACAATCCTGACTGACAAGTTTggacaaccaaaaggttttgctTATGTGGAATTTGTTGAAGTTGAAGCTGTTCAGGAAGCTATTAAGTTGAACGAATCAGAATTGCATGGTCGCCAACTCAAG GTGGCACCAAAGAGGACTAACGTTCCTGGGATGAAGCAACCCCGCGGTCGAGGTTTCAATCCCTACCATGCCCACCCCTACATGAGGCCATATGGTTATAGTCCTCATGGCTATGG GAGATTCCCTAGATTCCGTCGCCCGCGAAGACCTTATTTTTGA
- the LOC136529762 gene encoding pentatricopeptide repeat-containing protein At3g20730-like, producing MGVVNAPKSAAALYSSLLQSCIGANAFRQGKSVHHRAIITSSASSPPDLHLSTKLVMFYSHFGDAAAARAVFDGMPHRSVVSWTAMVSGYAKNSRPQEALELFALMLRSGARPNQFTFGSAARACAGARCARSGEQVHACAAKGRHAGDMFVQSALMDMHLRCGSVGDAMRLFAEMERKDLVSWNALMRGFVEREHCSDALGLFASMLRDGMLPDHFTFGSALKACGAISVLFNVELIHTCIIKLGYWDEKVATASLIDSYAKCRSLSSAKEIYDSMCEPDLVSSTALISGYSMDRNYSDDAMKLFCKIHRKGLRIDGILLSSLLGVCANVASIKFGTQIHAYMHKKQPMGDLALDNALVDMYAKSGEYLDSRRAFYEMPSRNVISWTSLITACAQHGFGEDAVTLFARMEEDGVKPNDVTFLSLLSACSHSGMMNKGMEYFTSMMSKYGIDPRAKHYSSAIDLLARGGQLDDAWMLLQKTNTECKSSMYGAMLGACKVHGNMPLGETAAKNLFSIDPESSVNYAVLANMYAESCLWEDAQRTRKLLAKTSKGKEVGFSVI from the exons ATGGGCGTTGTCAATGCCCCGAAATCCGCCGCCGCGCTCTACTCCTCCCTGCTCCAGAGCTGCATCGGCGCTAACGCGTTCCGGCAAGGCAAGTCCGTGCACCACCGGGCCATCATCACGTCTTCCGCCTCATCACCTCCGGACCTCCACCTGAGCACCAAGCTCGTCATGTTCTACTCCCACTTCGGCGACGCCGCGGCCGCACGCGCGGTGTTCGACGGGATGCCGCACCGGAGCGTCGTGTCCTGGACGGCCATGGTCTCCGGGTACGCCAAAAACAGCCGGCCCCAGGAAGCGCTGGAGCTGTTCGCGCTCATGCTCCGGTCCGGCGCCAGGCCGAACCAGTTCACGTTCGGGAGCGCGGCGAGGGCGTGCGCGGGCGCCCGCTGCGCGAGGAGCGGGGAGCAGGTGCACGCGTGCGCGGCCAAAGGGAGGCACGCGGGCGACATGTTTGTGCAGAGCGCGCTCATGGACATGCACCTGAGGTGCGGGTCAGTGGGGGACGCGATGCGACTGTTTGCGGAGATGGAGAGGAAAGACTTGGTGTCCTGGAATGCCCTGATGAGGGGGTTTGTGGAGCGGGAGCATTGTAGTGATGCGCTTGGATTGTTTGCTTCGATGCTGAGAGATG GGATGCTACCTGACCATTTCACATTTGGAAGTGCTCTGAaggcatgtggagcaatcagTGTGCTTTTCAATGTGGAGCTAATTCACACTTGCATCATCAAGCTTGGTTATTGGGACGAAAAGGTCGCTACTGCATCACTTATTGATTCTTATGCAAAATGTCGGAGCTTAAGCAGTGCGAAGGAGATATATGATTCCATGTGTGAACCAGACCTTGTGTCATCTACGGCATTGATCAGTGGGTACTCCATGGATAGGAACTACAGTGATGATGCAATGAAGCTCTTCTGTAAGATTCATCGAAAGGGTTTAAGAATTGATGGTATTCTGTTAAGTTCCTTGCTTGGTGTTTGTGCTAATGTAGCATCAATAAAATTCGGGACACAAATTCATGCTTATATGCACAAGAAGCAACCAATGGGTGATTTGGCATTGGACAATGCTCTTGTTGACATGTATGCAAAGTCAGGAGAATATTTGGATTCCAGACGCGCTTTTTATGAAATGCCCAGCCGAAATGTGATTTCGTGGACTTCACTTATTACTGCCTGTGCACAACATGGCTTTGGAGAAGATGCTGTGACCCTTTTTGCTAGGATGGAGGAGGATGGTGTGAAGCCAAATGATGTGacattcctttctcttctatcAGCATGCAGCCATTCTGGTATGATGAACAAAGGGATGGAATATTTCACTTCTATGATGAGCAAGTATGGTATTGATCCAAGAGCCAAGCATTACAGCTCTGCTATTGACCTTCTTGCTCGTGGTGGTCAGTTAGATGATGCATGGATGCTTCTTCAAAAGACGAATACTGAGTGCAAGTCATCAATGTATGGTGCAATGCTTGGAGCTTGCAAGGTACATGGCAACATGCCTCTTGGAGAAACTGCGGCTAAGAATCTTTTCAGTATAGATCCTGAGAGTTCTGTAAACTATGCTGTGCTTGCAAACATGTATGCAGAATCATGTTTATGGGAGGATGCTCAGAGAACAAGAAAATTATTGGCGAAGACATCCAAAGGAAAAGAAGTTGGTTTCAGTGTCATATAA